Sequence from the Caldisericum sp. genome:
TCAGGGGTAATCACGATGCAGGCACAGTTGGTGATTCTATTCTTTACGAATTTAACGAGTATGCAAAACTTGCGCTCCTCTACACGAAAAGAAATATCTCCAAAAGAAGCGAAAACTTCCTTAAATCACTTCCAACATTAATTGAGGAAGATACCTTTACTATCTTTCACGGGACGCCAAACCCTAAAAATCCATTTAAGTACATCTTGAGTGAATTTGATGTCCTTGAGGCATTTTCGTATCTAAAGACACCAATTGGATTTTACGGGCATACGCATGTGCCGTGTGTTTGTAAACTATCGAGCAAAAATTCTCTTGAAGTCTATCCCATGCAAAAGGAAGCAAAATTCATATTAGAAAGGGGCTTTAGATACCTTATAAATGTAGGAAGCGTTGGGCAGCCAAGGGATGGCAACCCAAAAGGTGCTTTTGTTATTTTTGATACCGATGAATATTCTGTTGAGTTTGTAAGGTTTGATTACGATATAGAAAAAGTCTATAACAAGATTATAGAAAGAAACCTTCCATCATATCTTGGAGAGCGATTATTTAGCGGTCTTTGAGGATTTCTTTTTATTTCTAAGGGTATCAAAAAAAGTTGCAAGCCCTCCTGCAATAAGAAGGAAATAGTGTGTGAAAAATCGCCAGGCAATAATAAATGTGCCTATAAGCGGGTTTGGTATAAGGCGTGCAAATAGTGCCAAAA
This genomic interval carries:
- a CDS encoding metallophosphoesterase family protein; its protein translation is MKIAFVSDIHSNIEAFSVALDIIKSRLVDKIMSCGDIVGYGPDPEEAITLFEENGIVGVRGNHDAGTVGDSILYEFNEYAKLALLYTKRNISKRSENFLKSLPTLIEEDTFTIFHGTPNPKNPFKYILSEFDVLEAFSYLKTPIGFYGHTHVPCVCKLSSKNSLEVYPMQKEAKFILERGFRYLINVGSVGQPRDGNPKGAFVIFDTDEYSVEFVRFDYDIEKVYNKIIERNLPSYLGERLFSGL